The nucleotide sequence CACCTACCCCTCGACCCACGGCGTGTACGAGACCGGCATCGCCTCGCTCTGTGCGAAGGTGCACGACGCCGGCGGCCAGGTGTACGTCGACGGCGCCAACCTCAACGCGCTCGTCGGGTACGCCAAGCCGGGCCGCTTCGGCGCCGACGTGTCACACCTCAACCTGCACAAGACGTTCTGCATCCCGCACGGCGGCGGCGGGCCGGGCGTGGGGCCGGTCGCGGTGCGCTCGCACCTCGCGCCGTTCCTGTCCACGACGGTCTCCGCCGCACCGTACGGCTCGGCCGGCATCCTGCCGATCCCGTGGGCGTACCTGCGCATGATGGGCCCGGACGGCCTGATGCGCGCGACCGGCGCGGCGGTCCTCGCGGCCAACTACGTGGCGGCGCGGCTGCGCGAGCACTACCCGGTGCTGTACACGGGCAACAAGGGCCTGGTCGCCCACGAGTGCATCCTGGACCTGCGGCCGCTGACGAAGGCGACCGGCGTGAGCGTGGACGACGTGGCCAAGCGCCTGATCGACTACGGCTTCCACGCCCCGACCATGTCCTTCCCGGTGGCCGGCACGCTGATGGTCGAGCCGACCGAGTCGGAGGACCTGGCCGAGCTGGACCGCTTCTGCGACGCGATGATCGCGATCCGGTCCGAGATCGACTCGGTGGGGTCGTGGGGCGCGGACAACCCGCTCGCCAACGCGCCGCACACGGCGTCGATGGTGACCGCTGACGAGTGGACGCACCCGTACCCGCGTTCGGTGGCGGCGTACCCGTCAGGCGTGGACCGTGCGGCCAAGTACTGGGCACCGGTCCGCCGCATCGACGGCGCCTTCGGTGACCGCAATCTCGTGTGCGCCTGCCCGCCGGTCGACTCGTACGCGTGATCGCTTCGAGGGCCGGCTTCGGCCGGCCCTTCGGGGTTCGATTCGCCCCGGTGTTCCGCTTGGTGGGGTTTCGGCCCGTGTTGGCGTTACGTGCTCGGCCCGGTTGTTCTGGCCCGGCCGTTCGGCCCGTCCGGGTGGTTCTCGGCTCGGCCGGGATTCGGGCCGTTCGGGTGTTTCCGGCTCGGCTGGGTTCCGGCGGTCCGGCGCGGGGTGGGCACGCGGCAGGGCGTGGCTGGGTGCGGCGGTGCGGGGGAGCGGAGGCGCACGCGGCCGGGTTTCGGAGGTGTGGGAGCGGCGCGGGCACGCGGCGGGGCTCGGCCGGGCGCCTGCGGCGTCGAGGCGGCGGTGGGAGGGCCGGCATGGGCGCGGTGGCATGGCCGCTTGGTCGGGCGGCCTTACCGGGGAGGGACGACGGTGTCCGTCGAGAGCCTCAGCCCGCGAACGTTGAGGGCGAGGCTGGTGGCATGCTCACTCAGATGGAGCGTGCCCTGTCTCAGGCGGCGAGGGCGTGGCGCGCCGGGCCGCGGTGCGGGGCGATGGACCGGCCGTCAGGCAGGAGCTCGCCAGTGTCCTCGAAGACGATGACGCCGTTGCAGAGAAGGCTCCAGCCTTGCTCTGGGAAACACGCCACGACGCGTGCGGCATCCCGATCGGTGGCTTCAGCGGAGGGGCAGGGGGTTTGTGCGAACACATCGGGTTCTCCGGGCTGTGGGGTGCTGTGTCACGGTTCACATGACCAGTGACGCACGCTACCAAGCAAAACGACACTCTTTCGAACAAGTAATGGCACTAACACGGGAGAATCCACCCTTCGGATGAGGCACTTCGACCCACTCGTACTGGGAACGCTCCCAACTACGTTAAACGTTGTCAGCGGGGCGCAGCCTTCCCGTTACGGCGCGTTCAGAGAGCGTTCTCGCATTGAGTGGCGGATCGACCACGGTGGCGATCCCTTCCATGTTCTCCAAGCCTTCCTCGACCGGCACGGACTCCCGGTGCGGGATCTGGGTCGGATCGGCGACACACCGGACCGTCCGGGTGCCGCGGCCGGCGCGTCGGTCTTCGTCTCAGCGGCCGCCGGTGCCTGGGCCGCGGGCGCGCCGATCGGCCCGCCGAGCCCGGCGCCGGCCGTGCCCGACCTGGTCGCCGTCGTGTACGACCCGGCGCCACCCGCCCACGCGGGAACCGGCCCACCGCTCGCCCTCGCCGGTGGCTCCCAAGGCCTCGCCGGCGATGCGGTCACCTACCAGCCCTACCACGCGGGTGAGGCCAGCGGCCACACGAGCGCCGGCCCGGTGCCCGCTTCCAGCCTGCCGCGTCCTTCCGGTCCGGTTTATGGCGAATCCCGGGGTGGCGGCGGGTGGCAGCTGGGCCGGTGGCGCTCCAGCTGGACGCCCGCGGCGCACGCCGACGCGGTGCGCGCGGTGCGGGGCGCGATCGCCCGGGGCGACGTCTACCAGGTGAACGTCGTAGGGCACGCCGCCGCCCCCTACTTCGGTGACCCCTGCCCGCGCTGCGGCGGCTGGCCGGGCTGCGCGGCGCGCGGTACGCGGGCGTGCTCACCGGCGCCGGCTGGGCGATCGGCTGCGCGTCACCGGAGACGCTGGTGGAGGTCTCCGGCGGCCGCGTGGTGACCCGGCCGATCAAGGGCACGCGCGCGGCGACCGCCGCCGGGCGGCGCGAACTGCTCGAGTCGGCCAAAGAGCGCGCCGAGCACATCATGATCGTCGACCTGGAGCGCAACGACCTGGCCCGGATCGCGCGCACGGGCTCGGTGCGGGTCGACGACCTGTACGCGATCCGGCGCTGGTGCGACCTCTGGCAGGCCGAGTCCACCGTCTCCGCCGAGCCGGCACCCGGCCTCGGCCTCGCCGACCTCCTTCGCGCGGTGTGCCCCGGCGGCTCGGTGACCGGCGCACCCAAACTGGCCGCGCTCGGCGAGATCGCCGCGCTGGAGCCGGTCGGCCGCGGCGCGAGCATGGGCGCGCTCGGCTGGGTCGGCCACGACCGGATCGACCTGGGACTGACCATCCGCACCGCCGCCGCCGACGGCGAACGCCTGCACCTGTGGGCCGGCGGCGGCATCACCTGGGGCAGCGACCCCGAGGCCGAGGTCGACGAGGCGGCCGCGAAGGCCGCACCCCTCCGCGCCGCCCTGGCCGGCGAGGCCTGACCCGCGCTTGGCCCCGGGCCGGCAGCGTCCAGACCGCGAGACCCCGCCCCGCTCGCGCGGGCCTCGTGGAACGGTGGCGCGACACGAGCGGGGAAGGCGGGCGGGTAAGGAACCGGATAGCCTGACGGCCATGACGATGCGGCCCATCCGGCTGCTGGGCGACGCGGTCCTGCGTACGCCGGCCGAACCGATCACCTCCTTCGACACCGAGCTGCACGCGCTCGTCACCGACCTCATGGACACGCTGCTCGGCGCGCCCGGGCGGGCCGGGGTCGCGGCGACCCAGATCGGGGTCAGCGCGCGCGTGTTCGTCTACGACGCGGACGGCGAGGTGGGCCACGTGGTCAACCCGACGATCGAGCTGTCGGAAGAGATGCAGGACGGTGACGAGGGCTGCCTGTCGATCCCCGAGCTGTACTTCCCGACGCCGCGCGCCATGTTCGCGACCGTGCGGGGCTTCGACCAGTACGGCGCGCCGCTGACCATCAGCGGGAGCGGCTTCCTCGCGCGCGCACTGCAGCACGAGACCGACCACCTCGACGGCAAGCTCTACATCGACACGCTCCGCGGCGACACCCGCCGGCAGGCGCTGCGGGACATCCGCGCCGCCGCGTGGTCGCGCCGCTAGCGCAAGATCTTTCAAACCGGGATCCGAGCTACCGCGATGCCCGTCGTGGTCCGGACCGTTCCTCCCGGGGCCTCACCGTCCGCGTCTCAAACCCGCGCCGGCTCTGCGGCCCGCGGGGAGCGCGGTCGGCCTCGGGCATAAACGCCCGATGGGGGCGGCCCGCCCGAGCCGCCCCCATCTGTCCCCCGTGGGCTATTCGTGTGCGATGGCGCCGAGCACGTTCAGGCGCGCGGCGCGGATCGCGGGCAGGATCGCGGCGACCACTCCAACGATCGCTGCCACGACCACGGCAAGCCCCATCTGGGACCAGGGAAGGACGAGTTCGGTGATGCCGTCGTCCTTGAGGGCGCGGACCACCGCGGCGCCGAGACCCGTGCCGACCACGACGCCCAGGATCGCCCCGAACATCGAGATCACCACCGCCTCGACCGTGATCATGCGCATCGTCTGCGCGCGGCGCAGGCCGATCGCGCGGAGCAGGCCCAGCTCGCGGGTCCGCTCCAGCACCGACAGCGCGAGCGTGTTGACGATGCCCAGCACCGCGATCAGGATCGCCAGTGCCAGCAGGATCTGGATCATCGTGAGGATCTGGTCGAACCCGCTGGTCTGCTGCTCGATGAACTTGCTCCGGTCGGCCACCGACACCTCGGGGCTGTTTGCGAGCAGCTTGTCGACCTGCGGCTCCACCTGTGCGACGGTCGCGCCCTGGCTCAGCTGGATGTACCCCTGCGTCGGCTGCGGGATCGCGAAGTCCTTGGTCGCCTGCACCGGCAGCACGAAGCCGCCGTACAGATCGGACTCCTTGTAGATCCCAGACAGCGTGTACGTGTGCGCGTCACCCCGGGACAGCTGCACCGTCAGGCGCGAGCCCACCGACAGGCCCTTGTCCGTCGCGGTGCCCGAGTCGACGAGCACCTGGTCGGCGCCGAGCGAGTCGATGCTCCCGGACGACGGCTCGGCCCGGTACACGTCCTTCAGCGCGGCGATGTCGGTGACGGCGGTGAGGTACTCCTTGTCGCCGTTGACCGTGCCGAGGTCCGCGTACGTGCCGGTCGCCGCCTTCACCCCCGGGATCGCCTTGGCCTCGTCGAGCACCGCCGGGTCGAAGCTCGGCGGGCGCGGACCGCTCTGCGCGCCGGAGATGACGAGGTCGGCGTTGATGGTGTCCTCGGCGAGCTTGGTGATGCTCGACTTCGCCGAGCCGAGCAGCACCGTGACGCCGGTGACCAGAGCGATGCCCACCATCAGCGCGGCCGCCGTGATGGCGGTGCGCCGCGGGTTGCGGCCGGAGTTGAGGCGGCCCAGCTTGCCCGGCACCGACCACGAGAAGATGCGGCCGAGCAGGCCCACCACCGGCCTGCTCACCAGCGGGGTCAGCAGCGCCACGCCGATGAACGTGACCAGCACACCGCCCAGGATCGTCCACAGTGTCCAGTCGTCGCCGGCCTTGCCGCTGAGCCCGAGCGCGAGCAGCGCGCCGCCCGCGGCGCCGACGATGGCGCCCCACACGGTGACCTTCGTGAGTGGACGGTCGGGCGTCGCGACCTCCTGCATCGCGGCGACCGGCGGGATGCGCGACGCGCGCAGCGCCGGCAGGACCGCGGCGACCACCGTCACCAGCAGGCCGACCACGAAGGAGCTGATGACCGCGGCGGCCGGCACACCGACCGACGCCATCTCCAGCCCGCCGCCGATGCTGCCGAACACGAACGCCAGCAGCGCGCCCACGCCGACGCCCGCGCCGAGGCCGAGCACCGAGGCGACAAGGCCGATCACCACCGCCTCGATGAGCACCGAGCCGACCATCTGCCTTCGGCTCGCGCCGACCGCGCGCATCAGCGCCAGCTCCCGCGTCCGCTGCGCCACGATGATCGAGAACGTGTTGAGGATCAGGAAGATGCCGACGAACAAAGCCACGCCGGCGAAGCCGAGCAGGATGTTGTTGAAGAAGCTCAGCCCTTCCTTGAGCGAGCCGGACGCCTCGTCGGCGAGCTGCTTGCCGGTCTTCACCTCGTACCCGCTGCCGAGCTGGGCGGCGATGTCGTCGCGCAGCTTCTCGTGCGAGACGCCGTCGGCGGCCTTGACGGTGATCTGGTTCCACACGCCGCTCTCGCCGAGCATCAGCTTCTGCGCCACCGGTGGCGTGAACTCCACCTGCTGCACGCCGCCGAGGCTGTCGCGGTCGCCGCTGTACCCGAAGATGCCGACGATCGTGAAGTCCTGGCGCGGCTCGCGCGTGAGCACGCCCACCTTGTCGCCCACCTTCACCTTGCCGGCGTCGGCGAGCGTCTTGTTGATGGCAATCTCGTTGTCGGCGGTGGGGCCGCGCCCGTCGCGCAGCTCGATGAGCCCGTCGTCAGGGTTCCAGCTCTCGCCCAGCTGCGGCGGGCCGAACGAGGTGACCACCTTGCCGTTGTCGCCGATGAGCCGGGCGCCGTCGGTCGAGACGTAGCCGGTGACCTTTGCCACACCGGGCACCGCCGCGACCTTGTCCACAGTGGAGGCGGGGAACGGCGCCGCCGCCTCCTCGCCCTCGAACTCGCTGACGTTCACCTTGGGCTTGGCGGCAACGCCGACGTCGGTCTGCGAGTAGGCCGTGGAGAAGACCGCGTCGAAGGAGCGGCCGAGCGTGTCGGTGAGCACGAACGCACCCGACACGAACATCACGCCCAGCACGACCGCCAGCCCCGACAACACCAGCCGGAGCTTGCGGGCGAGCAGGCTTTTCATCGTGGCGCGGAACATGTCAGGCCGCCGCCTCACCGGTGAGGACGTCCAGGCGCTTCATCGTGTCGAGCACCGACTCGGGCGTCGGCTCGTAGAGCTCGGAGACGATCGAGCCGTCGGCGAGGAAGACGACGCGGTCCGCGTACGACGCGGCGACCGGGTCGTGGGTCACCATGACGATCGTCTGCCCGTACTCCCGGACGGAGCGCTGCAGGAACGCGAGCACCTCGGCGCCGGAGCGGGAGTCGAGGTTGCCGGTCGGCTCGTCCGCGAAGACCACCTCGGGGCGGGACACGAGCGCGCGGGCGCACGCCACGCGCTGCTGCTGGCCGCCGGAGAGCTGGGAGGGGCGGTGGCCGAGCCGGTCGCCGAGCCCCACCGTGGCGATCACCGTGTCGAACCAATCCTGGTCCGGCTTGCGCCCGGCGATCGACAGCGGCAGCAGGATGTTTTCCTTGGCCGACAGCGTGGGCAGCAGGTTGAACTGCTGGAAGATGAAGCCAACCTTGTCGC is from Phytohabitans houttuyneae and encodes:
- the def gene encoding peptide deformylase, producing the protein MTMRPIRLLGDAVLRTPAEPITSFDTELHALVTDLMDTLLGAPGRAGVAATQIGVSARVFVYDADGEVGHVVNPTIELSEEMQDGDEGCLSIPELYFPTPRAMFATVRGFDQYGAPLTISGSGFLARALQHETDHLDGKLYIDTLRGDTRRQALRDIRAAAWSRR
- a CDS encoding ABC transporter permease, with the translated sequence MFRATMKSLLARKLRLVLSGLAVVLGVMFVSGAFVLTDTLGRSFDAVFSTAYSQTDVGVAAKPKVNVSEFEGEEAAAPFPASTVDKVAAVPGVAKVTGYVSTDGARLIGDNGKVVTSFGPPQLGESWNPDDGLIELRDGRGPTADNEIAINKTLADAGKVKVGDKVGVLTREPRQDFTIVGIFGYSGDRDSLGGVQQVEFTPPVAQKLMLGESGVWNQITVKAADGVSHEKLRDDIAAQLGSGYEVKTGKQLADEASGSLKEGLSFFNNILLGFAGVALFVGIFLILNTFSIIVAQRTRELALMRAVGASRRQMVGSVLIEAVVIGLVASVLGLGAGVGVGALLAFVFGSIGGGLEMASVGVPAAAVISSFVVGLLVTVVAAVLPALRASRIPPVAAMQEVATPDRPLTKVTVWGAIVGAAGGALLALGLSGKAGDDWTLWTILGGVLVTFIGVALLTPLVSRPVVGLLGRIFSWSVPGKLGRLNSGRNPRRTAITAAALMVGIALVTGVTVLLGSAKSSITKLAEDTINADLVISGAQSGPRPPSFDPAVLDEAKAIPGVKAATGTYADLGTVNGDKEYLTAVTDIAALKDVYRAEPSSGSIDSLGADQVLVDSGTATDKGLSVGSRLTVQLSRGDAHTYTLSGIYKESDLYGGFVLPVQATKDFAIPQPTQGYIQLSQGATVAQVEPQVDKLLANSPEVSVADRSKFIEQQTSGFDQILTMIQILLALAILIAVLGIVNTLALSVLERTRELGLLRAIGLRRAQTMRMITVEAVVISMFGAILGVVVGTGLGAAVVRALKDDGITELVLPWSQMGLAVVVAAIVGVVAAILPAIRAARLNVLGAIAHE
- a CDS encoding ABC transporter ATP-binding protein, which gives rise to MTTTVARDTHVAARATDVWKVYGSGEAQVVALRGVSAEFERGRFTAIMGPSGSGKSTLMHCLAGLDSVTRGQVAIGETVVTGLGDAGLTKLRRDKVGFIFQQFNLLPTLSAKENILLPLSIAGRKPDQDWFDTVIATVGLGDRLGHRPSQLSGGQQQRVACARALVSRPEVVFADEPTGNLDSRSGAEVLAFLQRSVREYGQTIVMVTHDPVAASYADRVVFLADGSIVSELYEPTPESVLDTMKRLDVLTGEAAA